The following DNA comes from Neovison vison isolate M4711 chromosome 13, ASM_NN_V1, whole genome shotgun sequence.
ACATGATCTCAAGtggaatagcagagggagagtgggggactGGCACCTTGAGCTCTGGAAGGCTGAGGATCTGCTCCAAGGACACTCGTATCTGCAGTGATTCCTCCACACTCCGGTGCTCTGGGGGAAGCAGCTCACAAAACCGCCTGTGGGCTCTGGCAGAAGAGGAACTTGTTGGCAAACCTTTCTGTGTGTATTACATCCCCACTCCTTGCTTCGTTACCCATTATAAAGCAGGTGAGGAGCTAAGGCACATGCACAACTTCTCAGTCAGCAGGCATAGGCCAAAGGGAGACACATATGTAGTCCCATGTGTAGAGTCCAAATGTCTCCAGACTACAGGCTGATAGTGCATTCATGCCATGGGTATTTACTGAGGGTCTAATGTGTGCCAGTCACTGTACTGGGCATAGGTTCTAAAGCTCCCAGAGGGATGGAGACTGCAGAAGGAGCCAGAAGTTGATCCTGAAAACCAGGGAGAAAAGAGTAAAATTGAAATCTCTTTCCCGTTTCACTCCAGGAATCTCCAGCTCTTCAAAGCCTTCCCCTTTTTAGTAACCACCCAAAATGATCTTTTCCTcagccctcctctccttcccgcTGGGGTTATCTTTGCCAAGGCGAGCCAAGGAATCTCCTCACTCAGGTGCCTTAACCACAAAAAGCTGGCACACGGCTAGGAAGGAGGTTCCAGCTCGAGTTCAAATCCTCTTACTTGAAGTGTAAGTAACTTTGGTAACTTACGCAAGTTACCAAACTTCTCTGAAACTTCTGTCATTGTCCCGGCACCTCCCACCTGAGGATTAAATTAGGTAATGTAGGCAACCAACCACTTCCACGGGTCCTGGCACTCGGAGAGTGCTCAGTAAGCGTTAACGGTTACCGTGTTAATTCAGATCGAGTTACCAGGAGCCAAGCTGCGGGTAGGCGAAGTCGGCGGAGAGCCACAGCAGCCCCTGCCCGGCTGGGGGCAGGAAGTTCGGTCATGCAGAAGGCAGCGGGGCGTAGGCCCCGGGGCACCCAGCCGGCCCGAGGCTGCGAGGTGGCTCCCAGCGGTGCgcagcggggttgggggggcccCCCGAAACGGCAGGAGGGCGAGGAGGGCGGGGCGGGCAGAGGACACTGCCCGGGACTCGGGCCGGGCGCCGGCTCCCGCTCGGCCGCGGACCGCAGGCAGgcccctgtccctccctctgggGGACCCGCCGTTTGCCCGTCTACGGACAGAGCCCCCCCGAAGCCGCCTCTAGAGGATCTGGGAGCTGAAGTTCGACAGGGCACTTACAGGAGGATCTCCTGCTTGGTCAGGAACGTCAAGTCCTGGAAGGCAAAACGGAAGGGGTTCAGCGAGCCTCCCGGAGGCCACGCCCGCTCTGCCGCCGGCCCCGGGATCCGGCTCCCCAGACCCGGCTCCCCAGCGCGGCCCGCGCGCAAACTCCCCGGGACCGGCGTCCCGCGCACCTGGTACTCCGCCAACAGCTCCTTGGACAGGCGACTGCCCGAGCTCCCCATCGTCGGCCGCGCGCACAGCTCAGCCAACTTGCCTCGGGGCGCCGGCAACTTTTCCACTTCCGCCCTCGGGCCGCGTCACTGCCCCGTCCCCGCGGCAACCGCTCCTGGGGCCACCGCCCCCGGGCCCGCCCCCTCCTTAAAGTGCCCAGGCGCTCCCTGCCCGGTTCCGCCGGCCAGCTCCCGGCTCCGGGCTGTCCTTGGCGAGCTGGAGGCGGGGCCCGGAGCGCGGAGCCCAGGCCGCACGGCCCCGCCTCCGGAGTGGGCGGGGCGAGCCCCGCCGCGTGCGAGCGGCCGGACTGCGCATGCGTTTGGGAAGCCTCAGCCTCGCCATGGCCCGGCCAGGAGCTTGCGGCGAGTGTCGCGTTGCGTCCTTCTCTACTGCTGTCGGTGGTGCGGCGGCCTTGGGCGCGGCCGGGGCCCAAGGGAACTACCTGGAACCTGGGATTCCGGAAAGCTCGAGACTCGCTACGTGGCCGAAGCGCGGCGAGGACTTTTACATCCAGAGGTTGGCGCTCGCCCTCAGCCGCACGTGTTGCAGCCCGCATGCCACCTCCAGAAATGACCAGAACCTTGCGGCCCACTGAGGGTGTGCGCTGAGGGTCTGCAGACTGCAGAGCCGTGCAGAGTGATCTTCAAATTTCACAAGAGGCCTGCAGGGTAGGTTCCCGTTTGACAAACGTGGAAAACAGGTCCGCGGGAAGGGTTCAGGTGATTTGTCCCTACTCCGGCATTTAGAAGGCGGTCACCCCGGCCTAAGGCTCTTCTCAAGGGTCCCTATGACTGTAGACCTCACTAGAGCTGGCAGGGACCGAGGCTGACTTGTTTGCTCTTGTGCCCTCTCAGCCCCTAGGACCACGCTTGGCCCAGAGCAGGCTCTCAGCAAACTGGATGCGTGAATGCGAACGAACCTCCACTGTTCCAGAAGGTGAGGATTCCAGGCTtagggaggaggtggaggtgagattaattcttttgttttcagctttattgatgTGTATTTGacaacattgtatttatttatttgacagaaatcacaagtagatggagaggcaggcagagagagagagagggaagcgggctccccgctgagcagagagcccgatgcgggacttgatcccaggaccctgagatcatgacccgagccgaaggcagcggcttaagccactgagccacccaggcgccccagggattATTTCTTGATTCTCCTGATTCATTCTACTTGCTGATCTTTGTAAAGTTTAGATCCCATCTTGGTCATTTGggtttaaaactaataaatggtTGAAAACCGGAATACCGGCCCTCTGAAATCTGACTTcagctctctctgccctcctcccttggCTTTCTGGGTTCCCTGCCGGCACAGTGGGCTCTCAGTGCCTCTTCCGTAATAGCCTTGGGGAAGCCTTTCCTGGTTCTCTAGAATAGATTAAGAATCCTCAGGTTGGCAACTTATGTTTACGTGGGTGTTGATTGGGTTAGTGTCTGtcccgtccctccctcccccaagagCTCTGAGAATTGTGATCTACAGGATCTAATAGGTGGCGGTTGCTgagtaaatgtttgctgagtgacCTTAGCTTCCCCAGCACTCAGTAAGGTGTTCATCTGAGAGTGGCTTTAGGAAGCCTCCCTGTCTCAACATGGGAGTCCCCACCACCATTGTGGAAATACTCTATTCCAGGAGGTAGAGGCTGCAGAGTACTGAGAACACCAAAACCAGTCAAAATGAGTATAGTCCCATCCCAACCTGATCATCTTCACAGGAGGCTCTTTCTGTACAAGAGATTGGTTAATAAAAGGGGAGGCGAAGAACAGGAAGCTGTCGTAGTGTCCCCTAGACTGAGGGGAGGGAGCACTGGCCAGCCAAGGCCTGTCCCTGGACTTCCTGGTGATACTGTGTCTCTTTGCAGTAAAGATGTGGGAATTGGCCCTGTGCCATGGTGACCAGCTATGACACAGATCTCTCAGCCACCTCACTTGATGCTGAACTCTTCCTTGAACAGCCTTCTGATTATAATTTCGCTtcctggtagattttttttttttttttgagattttatttatttggcagatagctcacaagtaggcagagaggggtggggggaagcaggctccctgctgagcagaaagccagatccggggctcgatcccaggacgctgggatcatgacctgagccaaaggcagaggctttaacccactgaaccacccagaggccccaactGCTCCTTgttgtgaaattattttattagttgGATCTCTTCAACTTTTGTTCATAACTACCAACTCCTGGATTtgaattccacttttttttttttttttccaagacatCTTTTCCCTGTTTataatattatttccttcttcctattTTCCTTGGGACATGAGATAGGAGAACCACGCCAGGTTTCCCCGAGGGGGTGACATTTGATCTGAGAGCTGAAGGGGACAGCCCTGTGAAGAAAATTGCGAAAAGGGTATATTGTAGGCAGGGAGCCCAGAAAGCACCAAGGCCCTGAGCTGGAACAAGTTCAGTAAGTGAGGAGTTGAGTAGACGAGGGGAAGAGTGGAATGGGAGGCCATGACAGTGGGCGCACAGCTAAGCCTTATGGACTTCATTCTAGGGGCTCAAGGTCACATCCCTAGTGACTAGTAGAGCAGGAATTCAAACATCTGGTCCGCCTGTAAGGCCTAATCTCTCACCTTTGTCCCAGGATGATGCCCAGTTCATAGGCTTCTTGTGAAGGTAGGTCGTCTGAGAGAACATAGAGGGCACCCAGCCCATGCCTGGCACAAGGTAGACATGGGACCAGTGTTCCCTTGCTCCTGGTTTTCGTGGAAAGGTTTGATCCTGTCACATGGTCACTGCTGATTGATCACTCTAAAGTGTTCTCTAGTCACAGGTAATGCTTTGTGCCTATTAGTTCACTTTAATGCAAATCTGACCATGCCCACTTTCTGTTGATCAGTACGTCTTTACTCATATATTTAACCTCCTGGTGTCATCTTGGACCTGGGTCCTTGGTCCTATTCCCTGACTTAAAATGCTACTCCATAGTTGTATCTGGTCCACCCTGTACCCTTGACCTCCAGGTTTGACTGTCAGCTGCCTCCACCGCTTCTTGGATGCTCAGGCTACATGTCAAGCTCAGTCATCAGAACTGAAttctccatttccccccttcttcTGAATCAATCgagtcccacccccacccctccctcagtccctccaGCTCGGTAAAGGCCACTACAGTGTAGCACTATGTTCTGAAGCTGAGACCCTCCCGGTTCTTCCCAGTGCCTCAGTCctcttagccttttttttttttttttttaagtattttatttatttgacagagagacagtgagagagggaacacaaacaaggggagagggagaagcaggcttcccgtggagcagggagcctgaagcggtgcttaatcccaggaccctgggaccatgacctgagcccaaggcagacatttaacaactgagccacccaggcgccccatataaaaaaaaaaagagagagagagagaaaagtttacTCAATAtacaaaacctttaaaagaaaaagtatagggacgcctgggtggctcagtgggttaagcctctgccttcagctcaggtcatgatctcagggtcctgggatcgagccccgcatcaggctctctgctcagcagggagtctgcttcctcctctctctctctgcctgcctctctgcctacttgtgatctctgtctgttaaataaataaataaaatcttcaaaaaataaaacttttaaaaaaagaatatattttttaattcagcgGAAATGAATGCTAATCTAGAGGTGATGGAATCAGGAGCGTTtccatgttttcaaaatattttcccaaaggcatagattatttttgtaattggaacaaaaaataaaatttatttgaaactcAAAATCGAATCTCTGAAAATGGGACGGTGTCCTGTATTTTTCACCTCTTAGGATTGTTTCAGGTCAGCCCCATGGCCGCTGCACAGGATTCAAATGAGATTTCCTATTTGCTCCCTCCAAACCGTAAGGACTGGGAAGAGAAAGGCGTTCCCAACTTTGTCTACCGGCAGAAGGAACTTCTGGAAGGGATTCAGTGGCCGAGGACCGCACCCAGCCTCCTGGACAGGACACCGAGGTCTCGCTTCGACTCTGCTCTCTGCGCTGCCTGGAGGCAGCGAATGGAACTGGGGCTCTTCCGCTACCGCCTTGGGGAGCTGCAAACCCAGACCCTCCCTGGTGTGGTGGGTTTTGTGGCTCAGCTGAATGTGGAGCGAGGTGTGCAGAGGAGGCGCCCCCAGAACATCTGGAGTGTGAGGCAGGCATTTGACCCCGAACAGTTTAACTTCAACAAGATCCGGCCAGGAGAAGTCCTCTTCCGTTTGCTCCGGGAGCCCGATCTCCCAGGTGCTCTCCAGCAAGAGGACATCCTCGTCATGATCAATGTCAGCCCCTTGGAGTGGGGCCATGTGCTGCTGGTGCCCGAGCCCACCCGGGGGCTCCCCCAGCGCCTGCTGCCAGGTGCACTGCGGGCCGGCGTCGAGGCTGTGCTGCTGAGCTCACACCCGGGCTTCCGCGTCGGCTTCAatagcctgggtggcttggcCTCGGTGAACCACCTGCACCTGCACGGGTATTACCTGGCTCACAGATTGCCTGTGGAGGGGGCACCGAGCGAGCCCCTGGACCCTGGGGGCCGTTTGCACCTGCTCCAGGCCCTCCCCGCTCCTGGCTTCCTCTTCTACACAAGTGGGCCGGGGCCTGACTTGGAAGCCCTCATAGGCAGGGTATGTCGGGCCACTGACTACCTGACGGACCATGAGATTGCCCATAATTTGTTTGTGACCCGGGGGGCCCCACCTGGAAAGACATCACCATCCTCCGCTCTCACAGGCATCCGAGTAATTCTGTGGGCCCGGAAGTCCAGCTTCGGAGTAAAGGAAGGCGAGGCGTTCAATGTCGCCCTCTGTGAGCTGGCCGGGCACCTCCCCATCAAAACGTCCCAGGATTTTGGCAGTCTGACGGAGGCGGCTGCTCTGGCCCTCATTCGAGACTGTCTGCTGCCCCCAGCCCAGGCAGAAGAAGTACAGGCAGCACTGGTGGCCTTGATTTCCCAGGATGAACAGTAATCCTTCTAGAAGTATGTATTTTCTACCCGGTCTAAGTCCCTTTCCAGAAAGCTGTCCACAGTGGTAGCTTGGGGTTCCGTGGCTGCTGCCTTACCTGCCTCCACCCCAGGAGGTGGGGTAAAGAACTGTTAAGTGGTCTCTGTAAAGAGAAGAAACCTTAGAATAAATTGAATGAATGCACCGTCATGAATGTATctgcttctcatttttcttcttaggCAAGCTTCAGGGATGTCAAACCTGTTACTAGGAAGGAAGTatgggggcgactgggtggctcggtccattAGGCgtccagactcttgatttcagctcaggtcatgatctgggttgtgccatccagccctgcattgggcccagtgcagagtctgcttgaggttctctccctctgcccccccacacccccccaacACATATGcacacttgtgttctctctctttgaaataaaatctttttagaaaataaatagagTATGCACAAGAGTTACATATcctggcgtgcctgggtggctaagtcagttgagtgtttgccttcggctcaggtcgtgatcccaggctcctgagatagagccccatgttcggctccctgctccgtgaagagtctgcttctccctctccctctgcccccctcttctcctgtgtgtgtgctcactcgctctctcataagtaaataaaaatactaaaaaagagttaagtggggtgtctgggtggctcagttgttaagtatctgccttcggctcaggcggtgatcccagggtgctaggatcaagccccacatcaggttccctattctgagagaagcctgcttctcccccccccactccccctgctggtggtCTCTgttctcgctgtctctgtcaaataaattaatagaatcttaaaaaaaaaaaaaaagttatgtattCCTGACATTATATAGACTTTTCCTTTCATATCAAGTCTTGGCAAAATAATAGTTAAAGTGCCTTAGGCATTGTGCCCCCACTTCCTCTGCCCTCACCTCTGCCAGTTCTCCCTTCTCGAGCCACCAGTGACCATTTCTTCATCCCTCCCCTCCGCTGGGTCTCGCTTCCCCATAGCCCCTACTTAGAGCACCTTTCCCCGGCCCAGCCAGCCTTGAAtttccctccagcccccagcacGGAGTTGAGTGTTCCTCACGCACACCACCTCATGTGAGAAAAGGCATCTCCACAACTTGAGTACCGCCGTATAAtgaggagaggctgggagagTGGAGGCCACTTGTCTGAGCCCGCACAGCTCACACGCGGCGGGGCAGGACCGCAGCACCGGTGCGCTGCCAGAAGCTGCCTCTAGGCATCGGCTGGCTTGGTAGCGGTGGTGTCCTTAACAGCTGACGAGCCCTGAGCTGAGGTTCAGGTCCCTGCGTAGCTGGCTTTCTCCATCCTGGCCTcgtctgaagttttttttttgtttgtttgtttttttgttttttttttttttcgtctgAAGTTTTTATATAGAATTTTAGAGTTTTATATCCCAGAAGATGTTATAAGGTCCCACTGAGTTAAGGCAGAATAtgtaccaccaaaaaaaaagtttataagaaaagtttaatatttacatttaaatattatatatttgacatTTAAATTCCTATAAAAAAACTTGGGGTCGACCTCCTCTTTCCAGCACACCGCAGTAATTTTAGCTTATGCTTCTTTCTGTGAGCCTTTGCATATACAAGCTCCCCTAACATCACTTTGTTTTGCTCCCTCAGTCTGAAGGAAGTGCAAATGACCGTTACAGCAAAGTGGACTTTGTGTCCCAGGTGATGAGCCCAAATACCAGGTTTTTAGCCCAGGACCTCTGTTCAGAGGAGAGCCGCCTCTGGCCAAACTAAGTTTCTCCATAagatgggatgggggtgggggagcagataGGTTTTCTTTATGGTGGTACTTCTCAGCTGCTTACATAGCTTGTGAATTGTCAAAAAGGGAATTTAGAAGCTTTTCCTAAGCTTAAGTGTATATCACTTAGGGGACCCTCCATACTCCCCTTCGAGCACCCTAGAAAGATAGGAAGGCGTGATCCAGCCCAGCCCCTCTCCACCTCTGCTTGCTTTTTGGTAGAGGGCCTATGTAACCAAGGGGTTTGGGATTTGATCTAATGGGAAACGCTCAAGAGTTttaaattgggggcgcctgggtggctcagtgggttaagccgctgccttcggctcgggtcatgatcccagggtcctgggattgagtcccgcattgggccct
Coding sequences within:
- the GDPGP1 gene encoding GDP-D-glucose phosphorylase 1 produces the protein MAAAQDSNEISYLLPPNRKDWEEKGVPNFVYRQKELLEGIQWPRTAPSLLDRTPRSRFDSALCAAWRQRMELGLFRYRLGELQTQTLPGVVGFVAQLNVERGVQRRRPQNIWSVRQAFDPEQFNFNKIRPGEVLFRLLREPDLPGALQQEDILVMINVSPLEWGHVLLVPEPTRGLPQRLLPGALRAGVEAVLLSSHPGFRVGFNSLGGLASVNHLHLHGYYLAHRLPVEGAPSEPLDPGGRLHLLQALPAPGFLFYTSGPGPDLEALIGRVCRATDYLTDHEIAHNLFVTRGAPPGKTSPSSALTGIRVILWARKSSFGVKEGEAFNVALCELAGHLPIKTSQDFGSLTEAAALALIRDCLLPPAQAEEVQAALVALISQDEQ